The sequence below is a genomic window from Nostoc flagelliforme CCNUN1.
CACTGTTTTTTCGATCCCTTCCAGATTCTCTAGTGCCTCTGGTGACGTATTTTTATACAGCATTGAGGCGATCTCTGTTATTGCTGCTTTTAAACGTTGTGTTTCTTCGGGGGTCATTACCTTAGTCCTAGTAAGTTTTGCGTACTCCATATACTACACTTCCGGCAGTATTTTTGCAGAAATGGGATGCTCCCCATTTTTAGCTTCCACACACAACTTGCGATCGCTAAAAAAGTAAGTTTGATGATATCTCAGATTAAGAACAGCCTTCAACAAATTCAACTTCCGGCAATTTACCTGACCGAAACTGAGTAACACGCTTACCATCAGTCTCGAATACCACACGATAGTTCTGGTCAACACGGTCTTTCGGGATAAATGTCAAGTAGTGTCCGCCTTGGACGTATTTATGAGGTGTGACTTTAATTTGTCCTGGGTAGAGAGACTTTATTTGCGCTTCGGTGTCGCCAATTTTTGCACCTTTTAAGGTAGTAATTTTGCCATCTCTCCACACATCTACCCTAGAAATGCGACCTTCTGTGACCATAAACCCAAGATTCTTAGGTTCCCATTCCGGCTTAACGTAGTAGCAATTATTATTAGGTGCATCGCCAACTAGCTTAGTAGTAGCAGCTTTTGCCGCTTGGGAAACAGTCATCCCAACTCTTACCTCTCCGATACCATTGATGGACAATTTCGATTTATTTGTCAGTTTCGCCTGTGCTACAACTGTGCCGACATTTAGAAAAGAAACTGCCAATGTTAAGGAAGCAAGAGTCAATAATTTAACTTTATTATTCATAAATTGTGGAAATAAAAGTGGGTAGATATTTATATACAGTACCTGTGTTGCCACTTTCGGATTTTCTAGGTTGGTGATTGGCGAAATTCTGATATTACTTCGATCAAACCAACGATATTACGGTTAAATTCAGGTAAATCTTCCGCAGGTATCCAATATTCTTGATGTATAGAACCACCTACAGTTTTTACGGAGTAGCGGCTTAAAAACTCTGCACGCACCTGAAAACGTGTCACATAGCCGATGTATCCTGTGTCAGTACTTGCCGCATTCCAGTTACGGGCAATTTGTGCGCGTATTCTTCGTTAAGTACTGGGTAGAAAATAGGCTGTTCAGGTAGTCGAGGAGGAAATTCGCGATCGCCACTTTCTTTAATCAAAACCAGTTCTTTTGGCCCAGTAGGACGGAAAAGTGTGATTGTTTCTTTATCACCTTTGGGCAAGGGTTCTCGTGCTTGCACCCATGCCGTGGGAATACCTGACACACCTGTAGATACCGCCACAATACCACCTGCGATCGCACAAGTAGTATCTCTATCTCCCAAGCCACTTACAGTTAACCACAGTGCTTCTTCGTAGTTATCAAGGTGCTGGGCAGCACACCATAGTGCAAAAGGGACTGTATCTTGTGCTGAGACATGAGTGCCATTTCCCAGGAGAGTAGCTGCTAATTCCACTGGCGTTCTCTCCGACAAATCACAAGCACGGCGGATTTTTGAGCTTACCTCACTTTCTGGAACATAAGGTAAGACAAGGTTAAGAAACTCTTGTTTACTGGGTATAGAACCTTGTAATCTTGCCGCCCAAGCAGCAGCAACTGCTACGGCAATTGCACCAGCGATCGCTTCTGGATGGGTGTGAGTGATTTCAGCGCTGGCTTGTGCTTGCTTGACAACTAAATCCAAATCTTCGGCAAAGAACGCCCCTATCGGTGCAACGCGCATCGCTGCTCCATTTCCATAAGAACCTTGTCCGTTAAACAGACTACTTGCCAATTTCTGCCAAGATTCGCCATTGCGTATTTGCGTTAACAGCCTGTGCATTGCTGCACCATAACCCCGTTGGCTATCGTATTGTTTCGCAAAGCTTTCTGCCAGATAATCTTGGTTAATTTCCCCGTATTCTTGGAGAATAGACACAATTGAGAGCGCCATCTGGGTATCGTCAGTGTAATACCAAGGTGATGCAGGGATAGCACGGCTAACAATCAGACTTTCTGCCACATCTGGATGTAGAAAAAATCGCTCTCCAAAAGCATCACCCACTGATAAACCTTCAAGGGAGGATTGAGCGCGAATTAGGCGAAGATCGCTAGTTGTTGACATAAGTCATTAATAAATCGTTTATCCAAATTAATATATTACAAGTGTAATTTATAAGATTTTATGACCACCTAAGATTCTATGCAAAAAAAAGGATGGTATGCACCATCCCCAAGTTACTGTGATATTGATAATTAAGATTGACATTGTACACAAGCCATCTTCATTCGTCGTCCTTTAAAATTGATTCCCAAATCAATGCCTAATACCCCATTTCTATTTGTAATATCAAAGTCTGTTGTGTTGGTTTTTATCAACTAGGATCTTCCTCATCCATAGCTTTAAAAAGAGTATTTCCAGTTTGTTCATCTGCGATCGCTCCTTGATTATCTCCCAAATGACGACGAATTTGGCTACGCAATAGATATGCTTCTGCTTCTTTAGGATTTAGCTGAATTACATAGTTAGCATCTGCGATCGCACCTTTGTAGTCTTTTAATTGAGAACGAAGTCTGGCGCGGATGAAGCGAGTTTGAATATCTTGAGGTTTTAAGGGGATAATTTGGTCATAATCTGCCAATGCGCCTTTGTAGTCATACAGTCCCAAACGCGCCTGCGATCGCTTGATATAAGCATCTTAAAAAAAATGGGTATAGCCTTTTGACCATACCCATTTCAGTGATTTTATAACAGTGGTTACAGCTGCGGTACGTACTGCTGTTTCTCAGGAACTTCAGCGTACTCAGCCACAATTTGGCGGAATTCTTCGCCGTCAATGGTTTCTTTTTCGATAAGCAAATCGACTAAGCGATCGGTGACAGTGCGATGGTCACGGACAATCTTCTTAGCGTTTTCGTAGCATTCTTCCACGATCGCTCGCACTTGTCCATCAATGCGAGAGGCGATAGATTCGGAATACTCAGATCGGGTTGTCCAGTCACGACCCAAGAAAACTTCACCCTGTTGGCTTTCTAACGATAGTGGCCCTAAGTCAGACATCCCGAAACGAGTCACCATCTGCCGCGCCATTCCCGATAACTGTTGCAAGTCTCCACCAGCGCCAGTTGTGACTTCCGCAGCCCCAAAAATCACTTCCTCAGCAGCGCGACCGCCCAAAGCACCAGTAATCCTGGCTTTCAACTGAGAACGAGAAATTAACCCTTGTTCTTCGTTGGGAGTAAACCAAGTTAAACCTTGCGCTTGTCCCCGTGGGATTAAGGTAACTTTCTGTACTGGGTCATGGTCTTTTAACAAAGTTCCAACCAAAGCGTGTCCAATTTCGTGGTAGGCAATCAAGCGCTTGCTCTTGCTATCCACCAAAGGAGTACCTTCCATCCCAGCAACTACCCGATCCACCGCATCATCAATTTCGCGGAGGGTGATAGCATCTTTGCGTCTTCTCGCAGTCAGAATTGCCGCTTCGTTGAGTAAGTTGGCTAAGTCAGCACCAGTAAATCCAGGAGTGCGGCGAGCGATCGCATCCAAAGATACACTAGGGTCTAGTTTCTTATTGCGTGAATGGACTTGTAAGATTTCCAAACGTCCTTTGATATCGGGTGCATCGACTGTTACTTGTCGGTCAAAGCGACCAGGACGCAACAATGCTGAGTCTAGTACATCAGGACGGTTGGTGGCAGCAATAATAATGATGCCTGTATTACCTTCAAACCCGTCCATTTCGGTGAGTAATTGGTTGAGGGTTTGCTCTCTCTCGTCGTTACCGCCGCCGATACCAGCACCACGTTGGCGTCCAACTGCGTCGATTTCATCGATGAAGATGATACAGGGGGCGTTGTCTTTGGCTTTCTTGAACAAATCGCGGACGCGGGATGCACCCACACCAACGAACATTTCCACAAATTCCGAACCGGAAATACTGAAGAAAGGTACGCCTGCTTCACCAGCGATCGCTTTTGCTAGTAAAGTTTTACCAGTTCCAGGAGGCCCAACTAACAGCACTCCCTTGGGGATCCGTGCGCCTACTGCGGTAAATCTTTCTGGCTGCTTGAGGAAGGTGACAACTTCTTGCAGTTCTTCCTTAGCTTCTTCAATCCCGGCTACGTCGTCAAATTTGACCCCGGTTTTCGCCTCCATTTGGAAACGCGCCTTGGATTTGCCGAAGTTCATTGCTTGACCTGGCCCGCCGGGGAGGTTGCTAGAACGCCGGAACAAAAAGAACAGCCCGGTAATCAATAAAACTGGGAATATCAGATTGCCCAACAATCCCCAAATTGCGCCATCATTCCGCATCGGGTGAGCATCAAAACTGATGTCTTTTTCTTTGAGCTTGCTAATTAACTCAGGAGCGTTAACAGGCAAATCCACACGCCACCTTTGGACACGATTTTCGATGTCTGGATCGCGGGCTTCTATAATTGCTGTCCTACCGCCTTCGTACAGATCCACACTGTTGACGCGATCGCCATCCAAGTATTCTAGAAAGCGACCATAAGTCATGCGGGTATTGGCTGCATTCTTACTCATGTCAGTAGGAGCGCCTGCAAAGGCCCCTTGCCAGAAGAAAAAACCAATTACCAAAGCAGGCAATGTCCAGAGTACTACGACTTTCCAAGAGAATTTCATCTTAATTTGCCTCTAGATGCCTATACAATTCATCAACCTTAGTAACCGAATGTTCATCACTCTGCCACTTTAAGCTGTTAAACGGATGTTTATAAATCCATTTTGTGTAATTTGATCTCTTATATGATGCACTGCCATACAGCGATTGGCGCATTATGGCGATGCCAACAAGAATCTTAATCAAAGTTAACTTAATTTTAATACAAAATCGCACCAGAAAAGGGAGCGCAACGGGATGCAAAGATACGGATAATTTCTCCAGAATGCTCCTTGTGTCGTTCCAGCCTCTCTCAATCATCATTAGGGAGAGAGAAATAACCAATGCCCAATGCCCAATGCCCCATTCCCTATTCCCTATTTAACTTCTGTAATTTTTAGAGTGTAAGGAAGATACTTGTCTTTTTCGTAGGAACCAATCCAAATTTCGTAAGTTCCAGCCAGCCATTCACCAATCATGCCGGCATTTTTGCCTTCAAAATCGTCATTGCACCA
It includes:
- a CDS encoding ADP-ribosylglycohydrolase family protein; the encoded protein is MSTTSDLRLIRAQSSLEGLSVGDAFGERFFLHPDVAESLIVSRAIPASPWYYTDDTQMALSIVSILQEYGEINQDYLAESFAKQYDSQRGYGAAMHRLLTQIRNGESWQKLASSLFNGQGSYGNGAAMRVAPIGAFFAEDLDLVVKQAQASAEITHTHPEAIAGAIAVAVAAAWAARLQGSIPSKQEFLNLVLPYVPESEVSSKIRRACDLSERTPVELAATLLGNGTHVSAQDTVPFALWCAAQHLDNYEEALWLTVSGLGDRDTTCAIAGGIVAVSTGVSGIPTAWVQAREPLPKGDKETITLFRPTGPKELVLIKESGDREFPPRLPEQPIFYPVLNEEYAHKLPVTGMRQVLTQDTSAM
- a CDS encoding tetratricopeptide repeat protein produces the protein MGLYDYKGALADYDQIIPLKPQDIQTRFIRARLRSQLKDYKGAIADANYVIQLNPKEAEAYLLRSQIRRHLGDNQGAIADEQTGNTLFKAMDEEDPS
- the ftsH2 gene encoding ATP-dependent zinc metalloprotease FtsH2, with amino-acid sequence MKFSWKVVVLWTLPALVIGFFFWQGAFAGAPTDMSKNAANTRMTYGRFLEYLDGDRVNSVDLYEGGRTAIIEARDPDIENRVQRWRVDLPVNAPELISKLKEKDISFDAHPMRNDGAIWGLLGNLIFPVLLITGLFFLFRRSSNLPGGPGQAMNFGKSKARFQMEAKTGVKFDDVAGIEEAKEELQEVVTFLKQPERFTAVGARIPKGVLLVGPPGTGKTLLAKAIAGEAGVPFFSISGSEFVEMFVGVGASRVRDLFKKAKDNAPCIIFIDEIDAVGRQRGAGIGGGNDEREQTLNQLLTEMDGFEGNTGIIIIAATNRPDVLDSALLRPGRFDRQVTVDAPDIKGRLEILQVHSRNKKLDPSVSLDAIARRTPGFTGADLANLLNEAAILTARRRKDAITLREIDDAVDRVVAGMEGTPLVDSKSKRLIAYHEIGHALVGTLLKDHDPVQKVTLIPRGQAQGLTWFTPNEEQGLISRSQLKARITGALGGRAAEEVIFGAAEVTTGAGGDLQQLSGMARQMVTRFGMSDLGPLSLESQQGEVFLGRDWTTRSEYSESIASRIDGQVRAIVEECYENAKKIVRDHRTVTDRLVDLLIEKETIDGEEFRQIVAEYAEVPEKQQYVPQL